Proteins from a single region of Chryseobacterium scophthalmum:
- a CDS encoding BatD family protein: MKQKFIYAIFTLISVISYGQVQLSMKSDKTDYNGREIVNLTIVLELNGNNLEQKSKIMLPDLSKFNMIGSGSFNQIVNDAETNTAIDQYITRIALEPKQKGKVRIGSVLVNVNNKIYKTEPFDIFIKDIEKKPIANIANDVYLNMEIEDREVYQDQPTIAILRVYSRNIDNLRKVKNVRLPQQENINVHAVSLKRSEIDPSGYANMASQVLAVFMVFPNESGYVEVPSVSASVNTFSTKNKIASNKVRLNVKKLPEGSPESFKDAVGKFKVDIYCSPKEKIEAKKPVNVTVKVSGEGNLADMSLPKIEESPDYEIFAPKITSHVNPGLTGMKGEILAKYILIPKKAGELVVKTEAFAFFNPAEKEYVNLGQEKLGLTAFSHDQVLEARSTVEKVNDYTNTLLETVDSPVLKTTSFKVKEKSKFNWNVLFVNIAILIGLFIAYMVFKYWQKKQNIIKEKPSPKPLGSVAETEKEIRESLKTDINDYFAYLENLKVSGDYPKFFETFEEMDADVRSQYFQSSKEDFKVFLERQNGSSVAESYQELLQKVQIEKYSPITSEDSLNELLKDIVKLYSLISK; encoded by the coding sequence ATGAAACAAAAATTTATTTACGCAATATTTACCCTTATATCTGTAATTTCTTACGGACAGGTACAACTGTCGATGAAATCTGATAAAACAGATTACAACGGTAGAGAAATCGTAAATCTTACCATTGTTTTAGAACTGAATGGAAATAATCTGGAGCAGAAAAGTAAAATCATGCTTCCGGATTTATCGAAGTTTAATATGATCGGTAGCGGATCATTCAATCAGATTGTTAATGATGCCGAAACCAATACAGCAATCGATCAGTACATTACCCGAATCGCTCTTGAGCCTAAACAAAAAGGAAAAGTAAGAATTGGTTCAGTCCTGGTAAATGTTAACAACAAAATTTATAAAACCGAACCTTTTGATATTTTCATAAAAGATATTGAGAAAAAACCAATAGCCAATATTGCTAACGATGTTTATCTGAATATGGAAATTGAGGATCGTGAAGTTTATCAGGATCAGCCTACCATTGCTATCCTACGTGTTTACTCAAGAAATATCGACAATCTTCGAAAAGTAAAGAATGTACGACTTCCACAGCAGGAAAATATCAATGTACATGCAGTCAGTTTAAAAAGATCAGAGATTGATCCTTCCGGTTACGCCAATATGGCATCGCAGGTTTTGGCTGTTTTTATGGTATTTCCTAACGAATCCGGTTACGTAGAAGTTCCATCGGTGTCTGCTTCGGTAAATACTTTTTCGACTAAAAATAAAATAGCTTCCAATAAAGTAAGGCTTAATGTAAAAAAACTTCCTGAAGGTTCACCGGAATCTTTTAAAGATGCAGTAGGTAAATTTAAAGTGGATATTTACTGTTCACCAAAAGAAAAAATTGAAGCCAAAAAACCTGTAAATGTTACTGTAAAAGTTTCAGGAGAAGGAAATCTTGCAGATATGAGTCTTCCGAAAATTGAAGAATCTCCCGATTATGAAATCTTTGCACCAAAGATTACTTCTCATGTAAATCCTGGTCTTACAGGTATGAAAGGGGAAATTTTAGCTAAATATATTTTAATTCCTAAAAAGGCAGGTGAACTGGTTGTGAAAACTGAAGCTTTTGCTTTTTTCAATCCTGCGGAAAAAGAATATGTAAATCTTGGACAGGAAAAATTAGGCTTAACTGCTTTTTCACATGATCAGGTTTTAGAAGCAAGATCAACAGTGGAAAAAGTAAATGACTATACCAATACTTTGCTTGAAACAGTTGATAGTCCGGTTTTGAAAACCACGTCATTTAAAGTAAAAGAAAAAAGTAAATTCAACTGGAATGTACTTTTCGTGAATATCGCTATATTAATTGGCTTGTTTATCGCTTATATGGTGTTTAAATATTGGCAAAAAAAACAAAATATAATTAAGGAAAAGCCAAGTCCAAAACCTTTAGGATCTGTTGCTGAAACAGAAAAAGAGATAAGAGAAAGTTTAAAAACCGATATCAATGACTATTTCGCTTACCTTGAAAATCTGAAAGTTTCCGGAGATTATCCTAAGTTTTTTGAAACCTTTGAAGAAATGGATGCTGATGTAAGAAGCCAGTATTTCCAAAGCTCTAAGGAAGATTTTAAAGTATTTCTGGAAAGACAGAATGGAAGTTCTGTTGCCGAAAGCTATCAGGAATTATTGCAAAAAGTTCAAATTGAGAAGTATTCTCCAATCACTTCAGAAGATTCTTTAAACGAACTGTTAAAAGATATTGTTAAATTATATTCTCTTATTAGTAAATAA
- a CDS encoding tetratricopeptide repeat protein yields the protein MNTKIVFLALIFAFSFSGAVFGQESYKTLVFEGNQKFNANDYDGASSKYMEAIKSNSGDFTAHYNLGNALYKRKLYQDAKEEYAKAEKLSQTLPDKAATLHNLGNTMMQMNQPDKAADYYKQSLKQDPYNEATRKNYEIAKLKQKEKERNSSKKDQGSGKNGGGQDKNKGEKGDSKNQKQEQGNGPQQNKGEDNKPKGKGGEGKLPKELEKAILDSINGRERKTAKRILDEKSYSKPQSNEKDW from the coding sequence ATGAATACTAAAATTGTATTTTTAGCGTTAATATTTGCTTTTTCGTTCTCAGGTGCAGTATTTGGGCAGGAAAGTTATAAGACTTTGGTCTTTGAAGGCAATCAAAAATTTAATGCTAATGACTATGATGGCGCTTCTTCAAAGTATATGGAAGCTATAAAATCAAATTCAGGTGATTTTACAGCACATTACAATTTAGGAAACGCTTTGTATAAAAGAAAACTGTATCAGGATGCGAAAGAGGAGTATGCAAAAGCTGAAAAACTTTCTCAGACTTTACCGGATAAAGCGGCAACGCTTCACAATTTGGGAAATACAATGATGCAGATGAATCAGCCGGATAAAGCCGCTGATTATTACAAACAATCTCTGAAACAGGATCCTTATAACGAGGCGACAAGAAAAAATTACGAGATTGCTAAGCTGAAGCAGAAGGAAAAAGAAAGGAATAGCAGCAAGAAAGACCAAGGCTCCGGTAAAAACGGAGGCGGACAAGATAAAAACAAAGGAGAGAAAGGAGATTCTAAAAATCAAAAACAGGAGCAGGGCAACGGTCCTCAACAAAATAAAGGTGAGGATAATAAACCCAAAGGGAAAGGTGGCGAAGGCAAACTTCCCAAAGAGCTTGAAAAAGCAATCCTGGACAGTATTAATGGCAGAGAAAGAAAAACTGCCAAAAGAATTTTAGACGAAAAATCTTATTCAAAGCCGCAAAGCAACGAGAAAGATTGGTGA